One Phoenix dactylifera cultivar Barhee BC4 chromosome 8, palm_55x_up_171113_PBpolish2nd_filt_p, whole genome shotgun sequence genomic window carries:
- the LOC103717216 gene encoding non-specific lipid transfer protein GPI-anchored 11-like, with protein MVWAGRCAWVLALWLGLAMLHGDGAQVGAPSPSMDCTSALLSLADCLTFVEPGSNVTKPQGNCCSALKKVVKEEVACLCEAFKGSSAFGITINMTKALTLPSACGITTPPFSKCKIAFDGAPGSAPAPSPSSGAPGSASTPSSRPSGARALSAPSLVVVLAAAAVALWFHYI; from the exons ATGGTTTGGGCTGGCAGGTGTGCATGGGTCCTTGCCCTTTGGCTCGGCCTGGCCATGTTGCATGGGGATGGGGCTCAGGTGGGTGCGCCTTCACCCTCCATGGACTGCACCTCTGCCCTCCTCAGCCTGGCTGACTGCCTGACCTTTGTGGAGCCAGGGAGCAACGTGACCAAGCCCCAGGGGAATTGCTGCTCTGCCCTCAAGAAGGTGGTCAAGGAGGAGGTGGCCTGCCTCTGTGAGGCCTTCAAGGGGAGTTCGGCCTTTGGGATCACCATCAACATGACCAAGGCCCTCACCCTCCCCTCTGCCTGTGGGATCACCACCCCTCCCTTCAGCAAGTGCAAGA TTGCATTTGATGGAGCGCCTGGTTCAGCCCCCG CCCCATCACCATCCAGTGGAGCACCTGGAAGTGCTTCGACTCCATCATCAAGGCCTTCAGGCGCCCGAGCTTTATCGGCTCCATCCTTGGTCGTTGTTCTTGCTGCTGCAGCAGTTGCTCTTTGGTTTCACTACATTTGA